The DNA window cggcggcggcggcggcggcagcggccaCGCTGCCGGTGAGCGTAGCCGGGAGCTTGCTGCGggcgccgccgctgctgctgcgggCGGCCGAGAAGTACCCGCGGACGCCCAAGTGCGCCCGTTGCCGCAACCACGGCGTGGTGTCGGCGCTGAAGGGCCACAAGCGGTACTGCCGCTGGAAGGACTGCATGTGCGCCAAGTGCACCCTCATCGCGGAGCGGCAGCGCGTCATGGCGGCCCAGGTGGCGCTGCGCCGCCAGCAGGCGCAGGAGGAGAACGAGGCCCGCGAGCTCCAGCTGCTCTACGGCACCGCCGAGGGGCTGGCCCTGGCGGCCGCCAACGGCATCATCCCGCCCCGGCCCGCGTACGAGGTCTTCGGCTCCGTTTgcgccgggggcggcggcgaggGAGGCGCCGGCGCCTCAGGTAAGGACGCGCTGTGCGCCCGGGGGGCAGCCCGGGACCGGCGGCGTGTGGTGCGTGTGGGGGGCACGgagccgggcggggcgggggcgcggaCGGGACGCGGACCTGCAGGCGGCACCGCCCGGCAGAGCCACCCTCCGCGGCCGTGGCGCTCCGCGGGGCCGGCCGGCGGCAGCCGCACTGACGGTgtctctccttctcccctccccgccgcccccccccccccaccccctccaccctccccccccccccccccccgcagagTCCAAGATGCAGAAGTTCGAGCTGTTCCCCAAGACGCTGCTGCCGAGCCGCGCCGTCACCCCGCAGCAGGCGGGCGGGAAGCCCCTCTCCCCGGACGGCGAGTCCGCGGCCGGCACCTCCTCCCCAGAAGCCCGCCACGGCTCGGGCTCGGAGAACGGGGACGGCGAGTCCTTCCTGAGCTCGCCCGTCTCCAAGGGCCcgaaggagggggaggagagccCGGGCTCCATCAGCCCGCTGGGCTCGGACTCGGGCTCGGAGGCGGACAAGGACGAGCAGGACCCATCGCCCTCGGCCGGCGGCCGGCAGCGGACTCCCATCGACATCCTGACGCGCGTCTTCCCGGCGCACAAGCGCAGcgtgctggagctggtgctgcAAGGCTGCGGCGGGGACGTGGTACAGGCCATCGAGCAGATCCTCAACAACCGCGGCCCGGAGAAgggccccgaggagggctggTCTCGGGACGGCGCCCTGCAAGGCCTTccgcccagccccgccgccgccgccgccgcccaccACCGGCCCTTGATAGCCGGCGCCATGGCCCCGGCCATCGGCACGCTGGGTAGCCGCTCCGCCTTCTCCCCCCTGCAGCCCAACGCCACGCACTTCGGGGCCGAGGCCGGCGCCTACCCGCTGGGCACCCACCTGGGACTGAACCCCCTGCGCCTCGCCTACTCGGCGCACAGCCGGGGGCTGGCCTTCATGACCCCCTACTCCACGGCCGGGCTGATGCCCACCCTCGGGTTCCGGCCGCCCGTGGACTACGCCTTCAGCGACCTCATGCGGGACCGCTCCGCCGTGCACAAGGAGCAGGTCTACTCCGGCGGGCTCTACGGGCCCATGGTCAACAACACGCCCGAGAAGCAATAGCGGGGGCGGCTTCCGAAGCTCACCTGTGTAGAGGTAGCTAGGTAGGCACGGGTGGACGGACGCAGGTggctttccctcccctctcccccgtaCAGGCGGCAATCGCTTGCAGAGCCCGGCGCGGACAGGCATAGGTGTATTAAAACGGTGATAAAGGTGCACTTTCATTGTCCAGACATGAGTCACCCTTTGTTGCTTATGGCCATAAGCATGGATATCCTTGGTGTGTCGTGGGgtgtgcatacacacacacacacacacacacacacacacacactttcccacacacatacatatatatatgtatactaGCAAGTgtaaaatgttataaaatgGAAATCTAAGTTATTAATGTAACTCGTAGGTGAACTTGGTATTAACGTTAAGCTAAAGGTTAGACAGCTCATTGTAATACTTACCAGACATATAGATTAAACCTATTGTCAAATCGAAAGCCTTTTTGTTCCTGCCCCCAGAAATGTTATGATCTGTATATAACATTGGAAAGTAGATATATTTGTAACTGTCCGTAGGACCCCGGCGCCAATGGTGTATGGCAGTTTAATAAGCCTCCTTCATTTGTGATCTGcaagaaaattgctttcttgTTCCAATGTAGCAAACTTCTTGCTGTTTCTAACAGGTAATTCTGTGTTTCCATTTcatagaaataaatgttattttctattaaaaaaaccctggtCTTATAAATGGCAAGTGGTATTTTATGAGATGGCGGAAGTATGTTTTGGGAAATTCATTTGGCAAGTATGGTCAATATTGAAAGGAGTTTATGCAATTAGTCCAAACATGTTTACTACAGTTTTATCATGGTCAAAACAGATATTCTTTGGAAAActtgtaaataaaaaagaagcgTACAAACCAGAGCAATTTCCTTATCAACTAAAATTGTCAAATACACTTATTTCTGGTTCTGGTCTCATTATTatgccaggaaaagaaaacaaacaaaaaatcagagGTGTAAATttaagcaggatttttttccttggctATCTCCTCGATTTTTGTCATATTTAGGAAATCTGGCATtgttgcagagaagaaaagcacGGTTTCAGCAGATGCCCGCCTTGCTGCACGCAGGCTCTGCAGCAATGGAGAGGTACTTTCCCCTCGTATCTGAAAtgtgcattttatttgtttctataTCAAGACAAGCAGGAGGATACATAATAAGGGCGGGTTTTcataatgtaaaaatgtttgcagCAGGCGTGAATGAGTTAAAACACCGCAGGCTCAGCGCTGGGTGTTCGTGCAGGGAAGATTTTGCTGGTTCACTTTCGGAGCTGTGTGTCCTTCTAAATCTTCCCCCTCGTTTCAAGATTAAAGGCTACATGCgtgggttggggttttgttgttgtttggtgttttgtgggtgttttgttttggttttttttttttttccccagtggtGTCCGACTATTCTTCAAGACGAAAAAGTAAGCAAGGTGCTCCCGCCCCAGTGTATTTATTTGTTGCGGTCAGGCGGAGGGGCAGCACCCAGAGAGGCGATCCTTCGCCGGGCCGGGGTGCGACTTTCTTACCAGCCCTGACAGGGTCTGGCCCAGGAAAACTATTACTCACAAAGAACAAGTTCAGTGCATGGTTGAATTAAGACTGTAAAAGCTCCTAAAGTTGGTTGGTATGGAAACCTAATCCCACCAAACCGCTCCGTGGCACAGCTGGACTGTTTACTTTCTCACTTCAAATATCACTGTGTAAACATTGGCTTGGAGCTGCCAGCACGGCTCCTACCAACCAGTGTCTTTACTGGTGAGGCTGGAAGGAGAGCGGTGTCCCGCCGCAGCCATTCAAGCAAGGCCCGGGATAAAATCAAAGGACGGTAGCGAGGAAAATGCAGTTCTTCCTTCCCTCGCACAATTGATCGAGCTGGATAcaattttaagattttcttaaaaaacaaaacaaagcaaagtagGCAAACATTACAGATTACACCTAGGTAAATACTTTCGACCCTGATCCATCCTGGGAGCAGCCAAATCAATATCGCAAGGGAAACTTTTTAAAGTCTCGTGTTCCAAGAGTGGGTGAAACTTAATATTACTACAATAAAACACTTTAATAAAGAAGGGCTTTAATAGTGAGCTAATTTGATTGAGTTTCCTAATTCCACTTTAATTGGAAAAGGAGTTGTCTGTTTGGTTATAAAGCGCCAGGGTTATGttagactggaaaaaaagatggaCATTGAGCATCTGAAtaaaacaccccccccccccttttatttttcttttttcttttttggttggCAGCTGACTTTGTGCAGGATGGGTTTCCATATCTGGGATTATGAATGGGCTACAAAGAGCTGCTACTTAAAGAAATCAGGTCGCCACATTTCTCCCATTCTAGCCCTGTTGAGAAGGGCTTAGGAGTTGTTGATTTAACTCAGCTCCCCTTTTAATTATAAAAGCCATTCTTGTGTAGTTAGCCGAGCAGGACAATTTATCAGAATTGTTGCCCTGTCTTGGAGGTTGGCTAGAGCTTGGATTTATGCAACCGACAATGGGGATCACGACGATTAACTTTCATATGGATAGTTTAGGCTGTTAAATTGGGGGGAGTAGGAGGAGGGGGTAAGAAAATCTGATACGTTGTCCCTATTGAGGCAATTCCcgtagatttaaaaaaaaaataaatcccttggGTTTGAAGCTGCCTCGAGAGGTTCGTATATACAGAAGCCTCTGGCAGAACATAAAATATTCAGGTCCCTTttagagtaaaataaaatgctgtcacctgaataaaaatctgcagaaccgagtataaattatttgtaaagCAGAGAGGCTGCGGGCGAGCGCTAGCAAACTTCCCTGTTAATTAAATCTTAATCCACGGGTCGCGGGAAGCGGCGGGGCTGTAACAGCGGCGGCTGTACATACAGCGGGACACGTTCCGGAGTTATATTAACTGCACTACTGTTTAATATGAATCAGCCCTAATCCACAGCATAATAAAGATCAAATTAGACTAACCATTTAGTAGCGAAATGACATTCCTTCACCTAAAATGAACTCCTCCGCGCCCTTCTCGCTGAGAGGCTGCCCGGCCAGGCAGGCCGCCGCCGGGGCAGCGGCTCTGGGCCGGCTTCCAGGGCAGGGGCCGCAGCCCGCCGGGCCCAGCCgggccggggaggggagggagggggttcGCTTTTACGGACTGGTTGTCTTATTTTTCAGTCGACGGGGGAGGCTCCGCTACCCTCCCACCCTTCTCCAGAGCcgcctctcccccaccccctccggCCCGGCTGCGCCCCCCGCAAGCCCGACTTGCTGCGGAGGCCCTGGGGATAAAGGAGGCTCGCAGCAAGGTCGTTTCCCCTCCGGCTCCGGCCCTGCCTTTTGCTCCGCTGCAGCACCGGCGTGCGCCCCGCTGGCTGCCGGAGCCCCGcacagccccgccgccggcgccgcTTTCACGCCGTCCCCCGGGCGGCCTCTCCCCCGAGCCCCTCCGGCGGGGACAGCGGGGGCTGGTGTCGCTGGAGGCCGAGGAGCGGGACCcgacccccgccccgcctcTCCCGCGGACCCGGGAGGGCTCCGGGCCCCGCAGCCGCGGCTGCCCCGGGGCTTGGTGCCCCGTTTCCCGGCCTGGAAACGGCCCCAGAGAGcagggcggggccgggccggagGGTGGCGGGGCAGCCCCGGGTGCCCCTCACCGGGGCGGGCCGTCTTTGTGCCGGTGCCGCCGTCCTGCCGGAGCTGAGCAAACACAGCTGCCGCCGGTGCAGCGGGCCCGCGGCCGCCCGGCTCGGGCGAAAGCGGCTTGCGCCCGTCGCACCGCCCTCCCCTCGCCCCCTGGCATCTCCTCTCCGTTGTCTTCGGCGGCGGGGGCCAGCCCAGGTATCCCCCGCTTCCGCCGGCGTTCCCAGGGCACTTGTGTCAAGCGCACAAACTTCCCACGTCCTCCAGGCGAGGGGACACCTCGAACGGTGCGGGCATCCCCCCGTGTTGTCATAACATCCCCATGGCAACTGCAGCGATCGCTTCTGTGCCGGAATAACAATAGGaaagtatttaatatatttaaatgtgattaagcaggtggggaaaaaaaaaaaaaatcaaaacgaggaggagcagctctgtgggacgAGCCGGCAAAGCGCGGCTGCCGCTGCCCCGGAGCCCCGGCAGCGCCGCTCCCTGCACGGCGGCTcccggctcccgccgcccccgggggtTTCCGCCCGCCCGGGCCCGGGGAAGAGCCGCCCTGCTGCCGCTCGGCCGGCGGAGCCCGGGGCAGCGTAAACTAAAGTTACAAGGGAAGCGGAACGGGCTGGTTTACcgttttctgctgtttccagcatCAGTTGAGGCGCGGGAGGATTCATTCCGATGCCCATCGCCCCGTTTCACCCGGCTTTCAACAGAAATACTAACACTGTTGcgaaaattattttttgcccTGTTACTGTTCCTTTCCTGTTTCCGCTTTATTTTTCCCTACCATTTtattaggggggaaaaaaaaagagaagaagaaaacccGCTCTTGGGCGTAAGGTcgaaaaacagaaataaaactcacGGAAAAACCCTAAAATTGCACAATGCTTTTGTCTCCAAAACGGACTTTTcattccaggaaaaaagaaaccaaaacaaaacccccaaaatcaaacaaaaaccacacagcccccaaaccaaacccaaaccaaacgaccaaaaaccaaaaaagagaaaattaattttaacagtcGTTTTAATCTAAAAACTATCCCCTTTCAACCCGTACCCCTCACTTCTATGTTATTAGGGAATCTAATAAGCAGTGGAAGAGGCGGTCCTGGCCCGAGATGCCAAGTGCGCTGCCGGGGCGGCGGAGGATGCCCGCGGCCACCTGCCACCGCCGTTCCCGGGAGCGGCCGGGGCCGGCCCAGCGGAGCCCCgggggctggcagccagccGCGGCCTTGGGTTCACCGTTAGATCGTGCGGCTGGTTGCTGGATTTTGTGGAAATTATTGAGAGCGGCGGGAAAGGAGGGTGTGGTGTTGATGCGGAGAAGGTGGTGTTAATGCGAGGGACGTGGCCGGGGTGGGAAGGGGTTAAAGGGTGGGGGAATGAGCTGGTTCACCCTCGCCAGCAGGGCTGCAAGGCGGTGCAGCTGGAGAAGGTAGGTTTGCAAGGAAGTCCGGTGTTGGGAAACGCTAAAGGTGAAAGAAGTGGGGAGAGGAGATACGGGGTGAATTCCAGCACAGAAGAGCAGGAGCCCCTCATCAGGGGTCTTAGGCTTGCAGGAGCTAACAGAGAACTTGGATGCAGTAGCAAGGGCTATGGAAATACATAAGAATCACTAAAATAAGATATGGGTGCCTGTATTACAAGAGTGCAATGAAAACGTTGTGTCACTCGCTGGGCGTTGAGTTTGAAGGACAGCCATATTAATGAAAAGTGTAAGGCAGTTCCTTGGACTGTATTAAAGTCTATTATAATGTGCTTTTCCTGAGGGAGCCTTTAAGAGTTCATTATACTCTGCACAGGCTGAGTAAGGAAGAACTTTGTGGCAGGATTTACATTTCGAGGAAACTATGAAAAGCTCTTAATTTCAGACGTAGTAATACCGGGTGCTGTGTAGAGGTCAGGAGATTCAATTATGTGCACGCTCAGTAATACAGGCCAAAGGCTGAGCAAGTGGCCATCGGTGTAAAATGGTGATTGGTGTTTTTACAGTGACTCATTGATTGTTCATGTGGAAGAAAGTACATCAAGGGAGATAAAAATGCTTAAAGCCAAGAAGATGTTACTAATAGTTCTAACTGCAACAGGCCATTTGCTAACCATTTCTAACCATAGCAAAGTCTGAGGCCTGCTCTAGCCAAGTGCTAGCGTAAACGCGTGTTCGTCTTCACCCCAGGTGTGAATTTGGCAGATGTGGACAAGGCCATGATGAGACACCTGCCTGGGGGATAATTCTGTTTGGAATGTTGTTTTGTGCAGTATTGGATTTACCTGTATGTGGGAGCCAAAGTCTTATCTAGGATTTTATCTTAACTCCTTGCGAACTCTAAACTACAGGGGGGAAAAACATTGCTTCCTGACAAACCTGTCTTCATGATCTGGAAATGCAAAATCTTGTCATATCTGTGgattaattttctgtaagaGATGGTGATATGTGGGATGCATTCTGATTCCTGACTTCACACAGAAGCTCTGCCTAAATGAGCTCTCTAATGCAGATCTGTGAGGCATAAGGATATATCCCTTGGCATGTTCTCAGTGTGGGCACACTTGTAGATAGTGTGGATTTTGAGatgcttttttctgtctgatGTTCCCTCCTTTCTTGTTTTGGATCTTACTAACATGCTATAAAGCTCATAAGTGTTATTTCTGGTTGTTTCTGCatagttaatttcttttcccccGATACGTGAATGGATGAAAAATGTCTGGGTAAAAGCATAGACGAATTTCAGAAAAAGTTGTAGAAATCCATCAAAAGCAGGTTACCCAAAGTCTTATTTCACATCAATAATTACCAGTCTGCTATGCATATCTTCAGAAAGTAGTTGACCATTTAACTGCACAAATATAATAGATGGGCAGGATCTGTGCAAATTTGAGTAGGTTTGTGACAGCAGGGCAGGCTCTGGGtgggggaaagagggaaatggaaaggaaatcaGAAACAGAGAGTGGATCTTTTCGTGTGGTCTGACAGGCAGATGGAAAGCATGCATtacaaaggcttttaaaaagatcTGCTTGGGGTTTATGTTTACAGAGAGATTTAACAAGACTGGCTGGCCTTAAAATGCTGAGGTCTTTGCTAAAATCAGATGTTTGGAAGTGAAATGGGGTACTAGCCCTGGATCAGAATATAGGAGAGGTTCACAGAGATTCAGCAAGACAGGAACAGGGCCAGCAAGGCAGGGCCCCTATAAACCATTCAGCAGATTGAGAAAAGGGCTTAAAGGTCAGCAGGACCTGGAgtcaggggagggaggagggtaTGACCCCTGCTAAAGGGAGCTGGGTCCAGAACCCAGGAGCTTCTAAGTAAGAGTAGCAATGGCAGCATGAGAAGACAGTCAGAATGAGCCCAGATTTGTGCAGCAGGGACTTACTGATGAAACAGCTTTATAGGGAACAAAGGTATCAAAGTGTTACCTCACTTTCTTGTAAGTGGGATATGGGATATTGATTTCTTCTCATGGCTTACCTTGCACAGAACCTATGGATTTCCTCAGTTTTCTAAATCTCCTGCTTGAAAGGTTAGCCATAGATATTTGCAGCCAAATGAATGGGACAAATAGTGGAGATTATAATTTAAAGAGCCACTGCTGTTGTAAAGGGGAGAGTCAGATATCTCATACTGGTTAGGAGAATCTAATTAAGGGCCTGTTCAATAGGAGTAAATGGCAAATGATCAGGCACACAGAAGATGGACTAAAATTACTGTGCTCAGTCCAATGTGCCAGAATGAAGCTACAAGATGCCTGGCTTTTTCCTGCTTAGATGAATTATGTTTAATTTCTCTAATAAATCTTTTTATCCACATTATGAAGCTTTACTTTGACACAGAGAATGTAATCCTAATGCAGTGGGGCCAAGAGTGGGAAGAAGCTCCAGAAGATTTGTCAGGCAAAACATGGTCCCACGCCCTCACTAAAATTCATACCCTCCTTCCTGAAAGCTTTGCTTTGACCAGTAGGGATGAGAGGGGTGTTTTCAGGGTGTCTTCTTTATGAGAATTATATTATAACCTTCTTCCTGTTCAGCGGTTGAAAAGGATCCCAAAACACTagttgaatttcttttttcagatcCATTGGAAAATATCTTAGAACATAAGTACAAGTAGTAGTGTAATACTTGCTGGGTTTGGGGGCAAAAATCAATCCATCACGTGGCTTACAAGCATAATCTGTTGCCCAGAGTATGCCTGACGAATGAGTTAGCCCAACTTCAGTTTACTGGGAGAGTAATGGTACTAAAATATTCAAGATGTACCCCACACTCACGGCAGACTCTTGGAGAAGCTGGCAAATGCGTTATATTTCTCACCATTATTGACTTATTTCCTAAGCGTTGCATGAAAGTACCTATGGGGATCCTGTGCATCTTTCACTTTGGTTTCCTAATTTCCCTTCTGGGAGAGGGCTTAGCTATTTTTCAGTGTCTAGTACCTTGGTCACCGAAAGAAGAACTTGCTTTATTTTGGCAAGCAAGCATACGTACATCTTTGATTGGGAAAGGGCTTGAAACCAGTGTGAGATGAGGATGGCAATGTGGTGGGCTAGCAGGATTGTTTCTAACTGTAGAGCAAGTCTGGAAAAATGGTGTACTTGGCTCTTGAGTGGGAAATAGCTCTATTAAGCTAGATGTCTGCAGCAATGGAGGCGATGAGTGATCGGTGTGCTCTTAAAAGCAGGGACAACTGGGGAGCTAAGGTTATCCTAGGAAACTTATCTCCTGtgttattttattcttcatcATCAAAATGTCTGAGGAAAGTTAGTCTTGATTAGATGGGCTGAACGGAACAACAGCAAATGATGTTCCATAACTAAAAAGCTGAGACCAAACTGGTGAAGTCATTGGTAAAATGTCTGGTTTTCTTGGATGCCTCAGCAGGGTAGATGCTACATCTGATGGCTGTCAATGATATTGGGCAGAGGCGCTCTCATTAAGAAATTGCCTGCTGGAACTCCCTCCAGCCATCTGGCATCCAAAATGCAACAACAAGAAGGATCCTGTTGGTGATTTTCAGTAAATGTTTTGCACAGAGCCATCTTTGTTGACTGTCTCTATTGTTTTGCAGATGTTTATGGTAtcatgaatcttttttttttcaatcttaaTTGAAACTCGTGCTCCCTCAATCCAAGGGTTAACCTATTTTAACAGTGTAACATAACTTAAATTTGTGTGCAATTTTTGTCCTTAAGAATGTGtgcattgtttttttttgttgacagATCCTCAGATCATATGTTAAATGTGAAGTATTTGCAATTTTAACCTCCTGGACTACTGTTGTATGtttcaatttattatttttttttaaaattctgcaatACAGATGGCTTTTTTACCGTTTTTGTTCTTTGATTGCTGAGTATTGCTCCTCATTTTTTGAAGGAATAGGTTGTAGCTATTTTCTTAAAGATTTTGAAGGTTTTATGAGTAGcaataacaatgaaaatatttcattagtgTATATCACCCTGGTTGGTGGTCGTTGGGTTTTATTGTGCCACAGAGGACAATGACTTAGACTCTTTTCCTCTCAGTTTAATTTCTGGTGTAAGTGGGGCTCTCGGATGTTACATTCGTAGATTCTGGACTGACTAGAGCAAGAGCCGCCTTTGTTTCTTCACAGACCCAGCACAGAATATTGTCTTGAAGCAGGATGCA is part of the Phalacrocorax aristotelis chromosome 6, bGulAri2.1, whole genome shotgun sequence genome and encodes:
- the DMRTA2 gene encoding doublesex- and mab-3-related transcription factor A2, which translates into the protein MELRSELPSVPAAPPPVPPSSVAAAAAAAAATLPVSVAGSLLRAPPLLLRAAEKYPRTPKCARCRNHGVVSALKGHKRYCRWKDCMCAKCTLIAERQRVMAAQVALRRQQAQEENEARELQLLYGTAEGLALAAANGIIPPRPAYEVFGSVCAGGGGEGGAGASESKMQKFELFPKTLLPSRAVTPQQAGGKPLSPDGESAAGTSSPEARHGSGSENGDGESFLSSPVSKGPKEGEESPGSISPLGSDSGSEADKDEQDPSPSAGGRQRTPIDILTRVFPAHKRSVLELVLQGCGGDVVQAIEQILNNRGPEKGPEEGWSRDGALQGLPPSPAAAAAAHHRPLIAGAMAPAIGTLGSRSAFSPLQPNATHFGAEAGAYPLGTHLGLNPLRLAYSAHSRGLAFMTPYSTAGLMPTLGFRPPVDYAFSDLMRDRSAVHKEQVYSGGLYGPMVNNTPEKQ